In Stomoxys calcitrans chromosome 2, idStoCalc2.1, whole genome shotgun sequence, the following proteins share a genomic window:
- the LOC106084706 gene encoding zinc finger protein squeeze has protein sequence MADISALTALAAASSSVYPSGAVAANNLHNLHHRRPTIDQLRSMNDRSVLSSLSHLTTADLRTAQLVHEYNKPFNINEFRQNVERLDYSLKNGLVGVNLQQQQQQQQQQLVAEHQQQQQQQQQQQQQQAHEQQQQQHLQQQQQQMKQSYSPPNSPPTPNMTEQPEQKYDPNAAVVEHHHQQQQQHQPKSHRSHHHTSPDGRETKPYKCTQCTKSFANSSYLSQHTRIHLGIKPYRCEICQRKFTQLSHLQQHIRTHTGDKPYKCRHAGCPKAFSQLSNLQSHSRCHQTDKPYKCNSCYKCFTDEMTLLEHIPKHKDSKHLKTHICNLCGKSYTQETYLEKHLQKHAEKAEKQQQKHANLSMQHHVPAGGIGLSLQRQVVMNAAVAGDANAAYWAKMSADGAVNAATLAEAIQQQQQAQAQQQQAQNGYNFSTLQHQQQQQQQELLQHHQRLVNGTANGSGGGGGGDSANSGNTPNHSQSPIEQGEDLVIRQTSQAQQQHQQQQHQQQQQQQQQQQSHSPNNMVVVNSSPYDVKTTSAFTPIPTAPPHLQAAALAQQRPPPAAAYIYQQNAAAAAGFPTQLISLHQIRNYAHQPGAAAGLLAGDHLLGLSVTAGGAGGKDKSQ, from the exons ATGGCAGATATTTCAGCCTTAACGGCGTTAGCAGCTGCCTCATCATCCGTGTATCCATCTGGTGCCGTAGCCGCCAATAATCTGCATAATTTACATCATCGCCGACCCACCATCGATCAATTACGTTCAATGAATGATCGCAGCGTCTTATCGTCGCTGAGTCATTTGACTACGGCAGATTTGCGTACAGCGCAATTAGTGCATGAATACAATAAGCCATTCAACATCAATGAGTTTCGACAAAATGTTGAACGTTTGGACTATTCGTTGAAAAATGGTTTGGTCGGTGTGaatctgcaacaacaacaacagcagcaacagcaacaattgGTGGCCGAacatcaacagcagcaacaacaacagcagcagcagcaacaacagcaggcgcacgaacaacaacagcaacaacatctgcagcagcaacaacaacagatgAAACAATCCTACAGTCCGCCAAATTCACCGCCCACACCGAATATGACGGAGCAGCCGGAACAAAAG TACGATCCCAATGCCGCTGTCGTGGAACACCAtcatcaacagcagcaacagcatcagCCGAAATCACATCGTTCACATCATCATACCTCACCGGATGGTCGCGAGACCAAACCCTACAAATGTACCCAATGCACCAAATCATTTGCCAATTCATCGTACCTCTCCCAGCATACACGCATCCATTTGGGCATTAAGCCCTATCGCTGCGAAATCTGTCAGCGCAAGTTCACCCAGCTCTCACATCTGCAACAGCACATACGCACCCATACGGGTGACAAGCCCTACAAGTGTCGTCATGCCGGCTGTCCGAAGGCCTTCTCACAACTCTCCAATCTCCAGTCACATTCGAGGTGCCATCAAACCGATAAACCCTACAAATGTAACTCATGCTACAAGTGCTTCACCGACGAGATGACCCTGCTGGAGCACATACCCAAGCACAAGGATTCCAAACACCTGAAGACGCACATATGCAACTTGTGTGGCAAATCCTATACCCAAGAGACATATCTGGAGAAACACTTGCAGAAGCATGCCGAGAAGGCGGAGAAACAGCAGCAAAAACATGCCAATCTCAGTATGCAACATCATGTGCCAGCCGGCGGCATTGGCTTGAGTCTGCAGCGGCAGGTGGTCATGAATGCGGCGGTGGCGGGTGATGCCAATGCGGCCTACTGGGCCAAGATGAGTGCTGATGGTGCGGTAAATGCTGCCACCCTGGCAGAGGccatacaacaacagcaacaggcCCAGGCTCAACAGCAACAGGCTCAGAATGGTTACAATTTCTCAACGCTGCAacatcaacagcagcaacaacaacaggagCTGCTGCAACATCATCAGCGTTTGGTCAATGGCACGGCCAATGGCAGCGGGGGTGGCGGTGGAGGCGACAGTGCCAACAGCGGCAATACTCCCAACCACTCACAAAGTCCCATTGAGCAGGGTGAGGATCTGGTGATACGTCAGACCTCACAGGCGCAGCAACAacaccagcaacagcagcatcaacaacaacagcagcaacaacaacagcaacaatcccACTCGCCCAACAATATGGTGGTGGTCAACTCTTCGCCCTATGATGTTAAGACCACATCGGCGTTCACACCCATTCCCACAGCACCACCCCATTTGCAAGCGGCCGCCTTAGCCCAACAAAGACCGCCCCCAGCGGCCGCCTATATATATCAACAAAATGCTGCCGCAGCAGCAGGATTTCCCACGCAGCTGATATCACTGCATCAGATACGCAATTATGCCCATCAACCGGGAGCAGCAGCCGGACTGCTGGCCGGAGATCACCTTTTGGGCCTCAGCGTTACAGCCGGTGGAGCGGGGGGCAAAGACAAGAGCCAATAG